The sequence AAGGAGGCTGGCCGTGGCAGTGGCGCCACGCGAGCAGACGATCTCCGTCGGGGGGATCAACGTCCACACGCTGATCGGCGGCAGCGGCCCGCCGCTGCTTGCGCTGCACGGCGCCGGCGGCCCGAACGGCTGGCGGCGCTGGCATGCCGCCCTCGCCGAGCAGTTCACCGTCTACGCGCCGGCCCACCCGGGGTACGGCCTGTCCGACTCGGCGGACTGGATGGCCAGCGTCGAGGATCTGGCGCGCTTCTACCTCTGGTTTCTCGACGTAGCTGGCCTGGAGCGCGTGCCCGTCGTCGGGCTGTCGCTGGGCGGCTGGCTGGCCGCCGAGATCGCTGCGACGAACCCGCGCGCCTTCGACCGCGTCGTGCTGGTCGGCGCGGCCGGCCTCAAACCTGAGCACGGCGAGATCACCGACATCTTCTACCACCCGCCCGAGAAGCTTCGGGAGATGAGCTACCACGATCCCGCCCAGGTTCCCGAGTGGGACGAGCTGTTCGGGCAGCCGCCGACGCCCGAGCAGCAGGATCT is a genomic window of Chloroflexota bacterium containing:
- a CDS encoding alpha/beta fold hydrolase — translated: MAVAPREQTISVGGINVHTLIGGSGPPLLALHGAGGPNGWRRWHAALAEQFTVYAPAHPGYGLSDSADWMASVEDLARFYLWFLDVAGLERVPVVGLSLGGWLAAEIAATNPRAFDRVVLVGAAGLKPEHGEITDIFYHPPEKLREMSYHDPAQVPEWDELFGQPPTPEQQDLAMRAREMSARLIWKPYAHNPRLPYFLPRVTNQTLVVWGREDGIVPPICGEQYARHLPNATLRLIERCGHSPQIERPDAFVSLVRPFLLPGAASTPEGRP